AAAAACGCCATGCTCCAATTCTCATGTTTCGTGCTTTAAATCCTGACGCAACTCCTAGTTAAGCCAGTCGAGCAGGACTACAAATCAAATGCCCTGTGTGCACAGGGGAAATCGTTATCTAATGCACTTTGGTAGATTTAATTAGCTGTGATGATTATGGCAATAGTGCACGTTGCTCCGGGCAGAACGTCCTTTCATGCAGTGCAAGAGCGTCACCGGAAATCAGTGACCtggcttttttctttcttttaatacCCGGCTGAAGTTTGTTGATTGATCAAGTGCCATTTATGAAGATTCATATTGCCTCATGATCGCAGTGAAGATAAATCTAGTCAAGGATTTTGTTTTGCCTTCTATTGTAAACTGAGGTAACATGGCTGTGGACTGTGGTACACGGTCCCAGAAGAAAACCAAGGCCGGTTGCTTAAAGGCTGCAAATCGTTCAGAAGCTCATCCTCGTCTCGTGCTCATCCTCGTCTCATGCGTTTTTACCGCATGTCCCTTCATGTCTGCATCACTCACTGTGGGTTTTGATGTGCTGCCCTCTTTCAGACTTTGTTAACTTGTGTGCAGGCACTTGTTATACCATTAAAATGTTCTGTGCAGAGCTTTGGGCACCTAGCCAGTGTTCTGAGTCAGATCAGTTGAGCATACTTAGTTCTTTGAAAACCCTGTGCCTTTATGCTTTGATCTAGGTTATGTAATTAGGTTGGATTTGCAGCTGACATCCTTTTACTAATTGTACAGTTTGATACATACTAAATCACATGGTTGGTGTTTTAGTGTATTATCTTGGCATTATAACTGATCATGCGGTAATTGTATACAAAATAGAAAATCACCTTTAGTTTTGGATATACACCCCAGACTGAGAAGAACTTTAAATGAGCATGGGCCTTTTCAACTGGAGTGAGAGTGCATCTATTGCTGTCAGATGAAGTGTTGCGTTAGCCTCAAGTTCATCATGGGACCTCTGCGTTCACAGCCTTCCTATTTGTTTCTTGAGGGTATGCATAAAAAAAGGAGATCACACTGTGCTTTCACAAAACGGGCCACGTCATTCATCCTGGGGACAGGTTTTTAGAAGAGAAGCTATAGTAGTAAGCAGCGCTTTCTAGACGTTATAGGCTTTGTAGGATTAGTCTCTGGCATACCTACCATAAAAAAGCACCACCGTGTAACACCGTCACTGCTGGTGAGGAAGCTCAAACGTATAAAGCGGCAACTTCTGCAAAGTTTGACGCACTTCGTGATACTGGCCAGAAGGGAGGGGGCCATTCTAGGCTTCATGTCCTCTGGAGTGGGTCGACTCTCATAACATCCGCTCACATGGGAGAAATTCTCACATTCTACAGGACATCTGTGAGCAAAAATGTGCTTCGGTGTTGGCCAAAGAGAATAGGCACCAACAACTGGGAGCAGAGGTCGCTTGCTGACCTGACGAACAAGGCACCCGGGTCGAGGCATGTCTGTTGTCACTGCACCCACACGATGGGAGCACGGACGAACACGGGGCCCCACACTCATCAACAGATGAAAAATGTCAGGTGCTATTATACATAAACCAACAGAGCAAATAATGTGGAATGGCACTCAATTGTGTATTTTAAAAGTCTTGTCTATTTTTTGTTGTGGTTGTGCCATCATGAATGCCTATTTCTAAGAGCGTTGTAAAATCTGCCCTGCGTTACTTTACACCATCTCTGGGCAGTCTGGACTTTCCCTTCACTGGGTTTTATTGTGTGTTTTTCATTGACCAAGGGTGGCTTGTTTCCACACTAAAGGCAGCCACTGTGAGAGGCTGTGAAACATTAGTCTCCTGAATGTGGCCTTTGGGACAGAAGCCAGCCCTTCTACTATAGTTGCACACCTGGTTCATTCCCAGGTCTTTTACCATCgtgtaattttttttgtttttgtttgttttgttttttgtatctTTGGTGATATAGTGCACTGCAAAATTAGCATATTAATTTCACTTCCCTGTTTGTACTTTGAATGCTAACACGAATAAGGAAGAAGATTCAATGGTTGTGATTTCATCAGCCAGCAACTGCTTGAGTGCACATGGGCAGGCCAACATTTCTCTGCACAGTCTGTGCGATGCCTAGTTGATGAAGTGCTTTACCTCATTTTGAGTTCACTTGTATAGTGAGCAAAACAAGATCACCGTAGGACATTAGCTGCATACCCAGAGTTCTGTATCTAGGCTATTGTGCATAAAGGTTTAAGATCATTAAAATCCATAGAATGTTCACTGTAAGTACAAAATGCCTTAGAGAACTCTTTCAGTACTTTGTGTTTTTATTACTAAGTGTCAGTATCAACCCTCATTTACGTATACAAAATGTCAAATTAtgatttaaatctgtacattcAAAATAATAGAAGCAAATTATAATGTACACCTTAGTTTGTCGAGGAGCTTCAGGTACGTGAACATTCTGCATCTCTGCTACTTCAGCGTTTGGTCATTTTttgataaataaatacataatgtGTTTCTGAAACCTTACCTCAGGCTGACAtaacatgtattttttttatgtattatgCAATCTGTCACCTACATGCTGTTATAAAACTGTTCAgttgtatatattttattatatattttgcaTACAAAACgatttaaaaaatcaaccaTTTTCCTCTCCATCGCCATGTAGAAATCGTGAGGCATGTGGTGGGCAGCATCTGACGTTAACGGTAGCCGAAACCTCAGGCACAACACTGCAGCTACTGAGCCATTCAGAGACGAGTTCGTGAGAGCCGTCGTGTTCTCAGGGACAAATGAAACAGGCCAGTGACGCATGAAAGAAAACTCACTGCCAGAATGTGAACAAATCCTCATATCCATTctatatataaacatacacatatataatcatgtgtgtgtgtgtgtgtgtgtatatatatatatatatatatatatatatatatatatatatatttgcttcATGTTCACTGGCAGGTAAAAACAGCCTTTGTGTTTTGGCTAGCAGAGGGAGAAGCGTCTGGAGTTGATGTTCATCTTGGTGACCCCGATCAGGCGGAGTGGAGCAGACAGCCCGAAGCCTGGTGTAAGTGGCCCGTCACACAGCAGATCGGAGAGCTCGTCACGCTCCTCCAGGCCAAAGGTGGCGTCGTTGAGCATTCGCCGGTGCTGGTGGCACGTCTGCTCGATCTTCAGCTTGTTGATGTCTCCTCGCAGCCGCATGAGTTGGTGGGCGAGGTGTTGGTCCTGCAAACGCATGTCCACCTGTACGCACGAACAACgtacaaacgtgtgtgtgtgtgtgtgtgtgtgtgtgtgtgtgtgtgtgtgtgtgtgtgtgtgtgtgtgtgtgagagagagagagagagagagacagagactgtaTCAAATGGACATAATCGTTAACCTTAATTTCAGTCAAACTATTAAGATCTGCATACATATGCATATATGAAGTTCTCCAGCCTATTCAGACCAACATAAATTATCCTTACATGGTGTAAGGCCCCTCATTGCATATCTGGGCTACAACAGCCTGTGCTTGTCTACATAGCAATGGCTACATGTTGAGCAGAAACAGAGActagcagagagggagagatgaaacAGGCTGACCATCGCTGACTGCCCTTTCTCGCTTTCACTCCATTTAAACTCAATGCAAATTCTAAGTGTTAATGTGGTAAGCCTTGTTCATTTATTAGTTAATTTATTCATAGAAACGTTTGGACTAGTGACCTAGAAAATCTTCAGACTGAGCCATGATCACACAATCAAGATCTGCTCACCAGTTCCTTCCTCAGCCAGACCAGAGCCTCGTCAATACTTCTGAAGCCTTTCAGGCTTCCTGAAGTCAGGTTTGCCTTTCGTATGAAGTCCGAGTTCTGGACATTTTCTTTGGCCTTGTCTCCATGCTCTTGTCCTGCACCCTGGTCCAGCTCAGTGGGCCCTGCTGATTCAGAAGATCCTCTGGCACTCTGAGCCTCCACACGAGCCTTCCACTCCAGATAGGAGGGCCGCCTGGTTTGCAGTCTTAGCTTTTCAGCCAAGACCTTTAAGGTTCCCAAGTGGTCATCTGTGGTAACTTCCAGGCCACTGTAGTCCGGGCTGCTCATGTCCACCACATTAATCTGGGGAACTGTATTTGTTTCCATGGCTTAATGCAAAAAAGCAACAAAGTTAAACTAGAAATCAACTGAATTTCTATTGTGGTTTGTGTATTGCTCTAGTTGGTCAGTAGAATGAACTGGATATTTGGAGGGTTGTACTTAGTCTGATGAGCTTGCAGCCAAAACGAGATTATACAGAAATGTTATTCTATACTAGCTATACTTTCATCCTCTTGTAGTCTCCATCCAAACTACACATCAGTTTGCTTCTTTCATCTTATCCAAGCATAATTTTTGCTGCTTTCCTTGGCCTCAGGCATCACAGAAAGGTGAAGGAAATCCTGTAAAGATAGAATGCACACCATTTCTTACATTGTTGCTAAATACTGTGGTTCATCCTCTAAGAAATTCAGAGACACTTTACTTGCCCAGGtcatgaaggacctctgtctgtgttcttcactacaattttgaaTGTAATTTACACAGTATTTGGGAAACAGCCCCAAACgtgcacctccaccctgcttCACCTCAGACACTTATTATTGTACCATTCTCCAGCTCTTCAGAGAACAAACGGCCTTCTGTTACAACCAAATATTGAAAATCTTAATTCATTCCTCAAGAAAACCTGCTGCTGGTTTGATGCACCCCAGTTTCTATGTTTTCATGGCCTTGTATCCATATCGAAGATATTCTTCCATGAAGACCACATCTGGCCTGACTTCTCCAAATGGTAGAAGGGTGTGCCGAGGTCTCACTGGTTTCTGCTTTTACAGTCCTCAGCACTGCATGTTTCTTTGTGCTTCTTAAAAAGAGCTATACAGCTCATCTGGAAAGCTCGGTCTGCTTGAGAATCTTTGTCTTGGAGAGACATTGGTGTCTGGTTGCTACGCTTGGTCTTGCCATGGTGCATAACCTGTGGCACGTTCACCTGTATAGGGCtgttcctcaccctcctcacccagTTTTAAGCCTCTTACACTATTTCTAATACAGTTAATGACTGTGTTTCAACACACATGTGAAAATGATGATCATTATAACCTGTTTGGTATAATAAATCATGGTTAATCATACACCCTACTATAATCTTACCTATACACTTCCAGTCAAATGTTTCGACACTGACATCCGAGGACATCATGAAAAAGGTGGTACATCAGTCTGGGGAAAGTtacaagaccatctccaaaagATTCCAGCTCAAAAAGAGGGCACTCAgcatcaccacaactccaccaGGCAGTGGACAGGCATCAAGTGAAAGATCCAGACACATggcattcatgggagagttgctagaaggaagcctctgctttcaagaaagaacaaagttgccTGTTTAAACATTGCTAGAGAGCACTGAGACAAAACAGAGACTTACTGGAAgtccattctctggacagatgagtcCAAAATTGAATTATTTGGCCACAAGCACAGGTGCCATGTTTGAAAaaaagtcaacactgcatataaagagaacAACCTCCAcccaacagtgaatcatggtggtggaaatgtgaaggtctTGGTCTGCTTTTCTGCCTCCAGACCTGGATGACTCCATATTATCCAGGGAACCATCAATTCCCAGGACCATCAACAAGTTCTTGACCAGAATATCCTGCCATTACACACGGAGTTGAACCTGGGAAATGAATTATGCAACAAGACAGTGACCCAAAGCGCTctagcaaaactaccaaggaatCGCGTAAGAGAAACAAGATTTGCACTCTGGATTGGCTCAAAGTCCAGACCATAGtcccatagaaatgctgtggcGAGATCAGCAGCAGGCAGTACATGCCAGATGTCCCTCCAGCCTCTGTCAACTGGTGGAGTTCTGCAAGGAGCAGTGGGCAAATAGCAGATGTGAGACACTCCTTTGTGGTTACACAAGATGctttggttgaagtaatggctgcaaTATGAGGTGCCACAAACTAAAAGAGTTCACATACTTTTGCACTTGGCAGATTTTCAGATTTTTTGAATGAAAAAAACAACGATTTTTCTTGAATATATGATGAAAATATATAGTTTATTTCTGTGTGTCCTCTATTTGGAAGGTCTGCTTTACAAATTGAGATTTGGATTCATAAGATTATTTGCTTTTTAGGAAACAATGACCTTGTTTGGCTGGTTGTGTGTAGTTATCCTCAGTAGATTTTCAATGTTAACCTAAATCTAATGTTAACCTATCTAAAAGGCCACATGTGCTTCCTGTCTGCACCTGAAGTCACATTCTAGATGCTCAAAGCTGGCTATTGCCATAGCAACCAAAAGCAGCCAGTAAGTCTGTGCCTTGTTGCTAGATTAAACAGCTACTTTAAAACCATTCAAAAAGTGACAGGTAGGTGACTGGACAGTGTGTGATGGCACAGCTGACCTACAGAATAGGCTCACATGATCTGCATTTTTCACGTGAAATTATTAAATTAAAGTAAGTTAGCTTTCACGTGTAAGTAAGTTAGTAAAGTAAGTTAGCTTTCGCTAAGGACTTTCATTGGCTCACAGTGTCAGTGGCTCACAGAAGTGTAAAGTTACTTAAGTTACTTTAAACTATTTTTATGGTACAAAATGAATGGATC
The window above is part of the Brachyhypopomus gauderio isolate BG-103 chromosome 9, BGAUD_0.2, whole genome shotgun sequence genome. Proteins encoded here:
- the fam167ab gene encoding protein FAM167A; the encoded protein is METNTVPQINVVDMSSPDYSGLEVTTDDHLGTLKVLAEKLRLQTRRPSYLEWKARVEAQSARGSSESAGPTELDQGAGQEHGDKAKENVQNSDFIRKANLTSGSLKGFRSIDEALVWLRKELVDMRLQDQHLAHQLMRLRGDINKLKIEQTCHQHRRMLNDATFGLEERDELSDLLCDGPLTPGFGLSAPLRLIGVTKMNINSRRFSLC